The following are encoded in a window of Dioscorea cayenensis subsp. rotundata cultivar TDr96_F1 chromosome 16, TDr96_F1_v2_PseudoChromosome.rev07_lg8_w22 25.fasta, whole genome shotgun sequence genomic DNA:
- the LOC120279027 gene encoding transcription initiation factor IIA subunit 2 — translation MATFELYRRSTIGMCLTETLDEMVSNGTLSPELAIQVLVQFDKSMTEALETQVKSKVAIKGHLHTYRFCDNVWTFILQDATFKSDECQETVGRVKIVACDSKLLGQ, via the exons ATGGCGACATTTGAACTGTACCGAAGGTCCACGATTGGCATGTGCTTGACAGAAACCTTGGATGAGATGGTCTCAAATGGAACTCTTAGTCCAGAGCTTGCTATCCAAGTCCTTGTGCAATTTGACAAG TCTATGACAGAAGCTTTGGAGACACAAGTGAAGAGCAAGGTTGCTATCAAG GGGCACCTGCACACCTACAGGTTCTGCGACAACGTGTGGACCTTCATATTGCAGGATGCAACTTTTAAGAGCGATGAATGCCAAGAAACCGTCGGGAGGGTGAAGATTGTTGCTTGCGATTCGAAGTTGCTTGGTCAATGA
- the LOC120279024 gene encoding putative pentatricopeptide repeat-containing protein At1g68930, with the protein MASLSNHYSKLLKLCSESKNQNHLKKLHCLIIKAFQFKDTFLSNNLITSYCKAGHFLYARKVFDRIPQPNLFSFNAILSVYSKSGRLSDMVEIFKCMPLKDGVSWNLLISGYACRGSLGDAVGAYRLMLREARVAPNRITFSTLLILASSSSLICLGRQFHCQIVKYGFGSYVFVGSPLVDMYSKAGFVREAKQVFDELEEKNVVVYNTMITGFLRCGLVEDSKRLFRGMVERDSISWTTMVTGLAQNGLEEEAIGVFREMRLEGVGIDQYTFGSVLTACGGLLALEQGKQIHAFIIRTCYDDNIFVGSALVDMYSKCRFLRSAEIVFSQMPHKNIVSWTAMIVGYGQNGYSEEAVRIFCEMQRNGVDPDDFTLGSVISSCANLASLEEGAQFHCQAIVSGLISFITVSNAIVTLYGKCGSIEESHQLFNEMLIRDQVSWTALVSGYAQFGKAKETIELFERMLDHGVKPDGVTFIGVLSACSRAGLLEKGRSYFKSMVDDHGIVPMADHYTCMIDLFSRSGKLKDAENFIKEMPCRPDAIGWATLLSSCRVHKNMEIGKWAAESLLQLDPQNPASYVLLSSMHALRGEWNEVAKLRRGMRDKRVKKEPGCSWIKYNNKVHIFSADDQSHPDSDKIYAELEKLNSKMIEEGYKPDMASVLHDVTEADKLDMLSHHSEKLAITFGLLVIPQGLPIRVVKNLRVCSDCHNATKFISKIAGREILVRDAVRFHKFSNGICSCGDFW; encoded by the coding sequence ATGGCCTCTCTCTCAAACCACTATTCCAAGCTCCTCAAGCTCTGCTCTGAATCCAAGAACCAAAACCATCTCAAGAAACTCCATTGCCTTATCATCAAAGCCTTCCAATTCAAGGACACCTTCCTCTCCAACAACCTCATCACCTCCTATTGCAAAGCCGGTCACTTTCTCTATGCCCGCAAAGTGTTCGACCGAATTCCCCAACCAAACCTTTTCTCTTTTAATGCCATTCTCTCGGTTTACTCTAAGTCCGGTCGACTTTCCGATATGGTTGAGATATTTAAATGTATGCCTTTAAAGGACGGTGTTTCGTGGAATTTGCTTATCTCAGGTTATGCGTGCCGTGGATCTTTAGGTGATGCCGTTGGGGCTTACCGTCTTATGTTGAGAGAAGCCCGAGTGGCTCCTAACCGGATCACGTTCTCGACTCTGCTTATATTGGCTTCTTCGTCATCTTTGATATGCTTGGGAAGGCAATTTCATTGCCAAATTGTAAAGTATGGGTTTGGTTCTTATGTATTTGTAGGTAGTCCTTTGGTGGATATGTACTCAAAGGCGGGATTTGTGCGTGAAGCTAAACAGGTTTTCGATGAATTGGAGGAGAAGAATGTTGTCGTGTATAATACTATGATTACAGGTTTCCTTAGGTGTGGTTTGGTTGAGGATTCAAAACGGTTGTTTAGAGGAATGGTTGAGAGGGATTCAATTTCGTGGACGACGATGGTGACCGGTCTTGCTCAAAATGGGTTGGAAGAGGAAGCGATTGGTGTGTTTAGAGAGATGAGACTCGAAGGTGTCGGCATTGATCAGTATACGTTTGGAAGTGTGTTGACTGCTTGTGGTGGTCTGTTGGCACTGGAACAAGGCAAACAGATTCATGCTTTTATAATCAGGACTTGCTACGATGACAATATCTTTGTCGGCAGTGCTCTAGTTGATATGTATTCAAAGTGCAGGTTCTTAAGGTCCGCAGAAATAGTTTTCAGTCAAATGCCACATAAAAACATTGTTTCTTGGACAGCGATGATAGTGGGTTATGGTCAGAATGGTTATAGTGAGGAAGCCGTGAGAATTTTCTGCGAAATGCAGAGGAATGGCGTTGATCCAGATGATTTTACACTTGGAAGTGTGATCAGTTCTTGTGCGAATCTCGCAAGCTTGGAAGAAGGTGCACAATTTCACTGTCAAGCTATAGTTTCAGGACTTATTTCATTCATTACTGTATCGAATGCCATTGTTACTCTGTATGGTAAATGTGGAAGCATCGAAGAGTCACACCAGTTATTCAATGAAATGCTCATAAGGGATCAGGTTTCATGGACAGCGCTAGTGTCAGGCTATGCACAGTTTgggaaagcaaaagaaacaattGAATTGTTTGAGAGGATGTTAGATCATGGAGTGAAGCCGGATGGAGTCACATTCATCGGTGTTCTTTCTGCTTGTAGTAGAGCAGGGCTACTGGAGAAAGGACGTAGCTACTTCAAGTCCATGGTTGATGATCATGGTATTGTCCCGATGGCCGATCATTATACATGTATGATTGATCTATTTAGCAGATCAGGAAAGTTAAAGGATGCCGAAAATTTTATAAAGGAGATGCCATGTCGCCCTGATGCGATAGGATGGGCGACACTGTTAAGTTCATGCAGAGTTCACAAGAACATGGAAATTGGAAAATGGGCGGCCGAATCTTTACTCCAATTGGACCCACAAAACCCTGCTAGCTATGTGTTACTTTCAAGTATGCATGCTTTGCGAGGAGAATGGAATGAGGTAGCAAAGTTGCGGCGAGGGATGAGAGATAAGAGGGTGAAGAAGGAACCCGGTTGCAGTTGGATCAAGTACAATAATAAGGTTCATATTTTCTCAGCTGATGATCAATCTCACCCGGATTCAGATAAGATATATGCTGAACTAGAGAAACTCAATTCTAAGATGATCGAAGAAGGATACAAACCAGACATGGCTTCGGTTCTGCATGATGTAACTGAGGCTGATAAGCTAGACATGCTTAGCCACCACAGTGAGAAGCTTGCTATCACGTTTGGATTACTTGTTATACCTCAAGGTTTGCCAATAAGAGTGGTTAAGAACCTACGGGTTTGCAGTGATTGTCATAATGCAACCAAGTTTATATCGAAGATAGCCGGAAGGGAGATTCTTGTTAGAGATGCTGTTCGGTTCCATAAATTCAGCAATGGCATTTGTTCCTGTGGAGATTTTTGGtga